The following coding sequences are from one Veillonella rodentium window:
- the pknB gene encoding Stk1 family PASTA domain-containing Ser/Thr kinase — MNIKDILLDNRYRIVDKIGVGGMADVYLGEDTLLGRPVAIKILHANFANDDEFVKRFKREAQAAGKLNHPNIVNMYDVGFDQNLHYIIMEYVDGETLKEYITRHGRLSIDEAVKFTIAIAEGLEHAHAMGIVHCDIKPHNVIITRTGRVKVTDFGIARAMNATNTVMYTNSILGSAHYLSPEQASGKPIDGNTDIYSLGVVLYEMLTGRVPFEGETPIAVALKHVREKVTPPTRYNPSIPPLLEAVVMKALAKNPADRFESISDMISDLRLSQGFTMGKTQRHEPYDFATQMIPAVDPDALEDFNIDRESSQKVESKKKRMLNKIASIPQKYIVLGAAVIFLIAFLGAFLTYGNFWSNTTVDVPNVVGKQVSVAKNILEDKHLRVSTSEVTNSDVPAGQVISQTPNAGEKVKEQRTIHLVVSKGVGDLTVPDLSGLTVDQARQRLKDLGLVVGKITQESVDGKPDGVIIAQTPSGDSKVSKGATIDLVVNKAKVKKVKVPNVVGMSLKEARDALSAVNIAVNQVAGSAEDKSVVTEQSLKAGDEVDEGSSLNLTTEYKDKKKDESKQSGNKTTGTVDVTVPPGSKNQELKIIVKDDEGSAVIYDDTNKPGDRIVKKVSGVGNVRIEVYLNGALVQDTAL, encoded by the coding sequence ATGAATATAAAGGATATACTTCTAGATAATCGATACCGCATCGTTGATAAAATTGGTGTAGGCGGTATGGCGGATGTGTACCTTGGAGAAGATACTTTATTAGGAAGACCTGTAGCTATAAAAATCTTGCATGCAAATTTTGCTAACGATGATGAATTTGTTAAACGTTTTAAACGTGAAGCACAGGCGGCAGGGAAACTTAATCACCCTAATATCGTCAATATGTATGATGTAGGTTTTGATCAGAATTTACATTATATTATTATGGAATATGTTGACGGAGAAACGTTAAAGGAATATATAACGCGTCATGGTCGATTGTCTATTGATGAAGCTGTGAAATTCACTATTGCTATTGCGGAAGGCCTCGAACACGCTCATGCGATGGGGATAGTTCATTGTGATATCAAACCTCATAATGTGATAATTACTCGTACGGGTCGTGTAAAAGTAACGGACTTTGGTATTGCGCGCGCTATGAATGCGACAAATACAGTAATGTATACCAATTCCATTTTGGGATCCGCCCATTACTTATCACCTGAACAAGCTAGCGGTAAGCCTATTGATGGAAATACGGACATTTATTCGTTAGGTGTTGTGCTTTACGAAATGTTGACGGGTCGTGTGCCGTTTGAGGGAGAGACACCGATTGCGGTAGCTTTAAAACATGTGCGTGAAAAGGTTACGCCGCCGACTAGATACAATCCATCTATCCCGCCGCTTTTAGAGGCGGTTGTGATGAAAGCACTGGCAAAAAATCCTGCTGATCGATTTGAGTCAATCTCGGATATGATTAGTGATTTGCGGCTTTCACAAGGATTTACAATGGGAAAAACGCAACGTCATGAACCATATGATTTTGCGACACAGATGATTCCTGCGGTGGACCCTGACGCACTGGAGGATTTCAATATCGATAGAGAGAGTAGTCAGAAAGTTGAGAGTAAAAAGAAGCGTATGTTGAATAAAATTGCGTCTATCCCGCAGAAATACATTGTTCTAGGGGCGGCTGTCATCTTTTTAATCGCCTTTTTAGGAGCATTTTTAACTTATGGTAATTTCTGGAGTAATACAACTGTAGATGTGCCTAATGTAGTAGGCAAACAGGTATCCGTCGCTAAAAATATTTTAGAAGATAAACATCTACGCGTGTCTACCAGTGAGGTTACAAATTCTGATGTGCCTGCAGGACAAGTCATTTCTCAAACGCCGAATGCCGGTGAAAAGGTTAAAGAACAACGTACAATTCATCTCGTTGTTTCAAAAGGCGTAGGGGATCTTACGGTTCCGGACTTATCCGGTCTGACGGTGGATCAAGCTCGTCAGCGCCTCAAAGATTTAGGACTTGTTGTAGGTAAGATTACACAAGAGAGTGTAGACGGAAAGCCTGACGGTGTCATTATCGCGCAAACGCCATCCGGTGATTCCAAGGTGTCTAAAGGTGCTACAATCGACCTTGTGGTAAATAAGGCGAAGGTAAAAAAAGTTAAGGTACCTAATGTAGTGGGCATGTCTTTAAAAGAGGCCCGCGATGCATTAAGTGCGGTTAATATCGCTGTAAATCAGGTGGCCGGTTCTGCAGAGGATAAATCTGTGGTAACAGAACAAAGTCTCAAAGCCGGCGATGAGGTAGATGAAGGTTCGTCCTTAAATCTTACGACCGAATATAAGGACAAAAAGAAGGACGAGTCCAAACAAAGCGGCAATAAAACAACCGGAACCGTTGACGTAACAGTACCACCGGGATCAAAAAATCAGGAACTGAAGATCATCGTAAAAGATGATGAAGGTTCTGCCGTAATTTACGATGATACGAATAAACCTGGTGACCGCATAGTTAAAAAAGTATCAGGTGTCGGTAATGTTCGTATCGAAGTGTATCTCAATGGCGCATTAGTTCAAGATACGGCATTATAA
- the rsgA gene encoding ribosome small subunit-dependent GTPase A: MITGIVIKNMNGYFYVQDEEGTVHECKVRGRLKKGRYSLLVGDRVTISNDGFIESIHERHNSMIRPAVANIDQVVLVVAAHEPDINELLLNKMLVMIEHADIPIILCVNKCDLMDASTMSLVDLYRSIGYDVIMTSTYAMTGIDELRRVLDHKITAFAGPSGVGKSSLLNAVDSKFTFQTGEVSDKIKRGRHTTRHASLFSLNTDSFIMDTPGFSAIEFNDVSLERLPTLFPEFAEYVEDCKFNPCYHEHEPICGIKEALASGQIHKGRYDAYMSIRNDIENQRKRF, translated from the coding sequence ATGATTACAGGCATTGTTATTAAAAATATGAACGGTTACTTCTATGTGCAGGATGAAGAAGGAACCGTTCATGAATGCAAGGTTCGTGGACGACTGAAAAAAGGACGTTACAGTTTATTAGTAGGTGATCGAGTTACTATTTCCAACGATGGATTTATAGAATCTATTCACGAGCGTCATAATTCGATGATTCGCCCCGCTGTGGCCAATATCGATCAGGTGGTCCTGGTCGTGGCTGCACATGAGCCCGATATTAACGAGCTTTTATTGAATAAGATGCTCGTTATGATTGAACATGCGGATATTCCTATCATATTATGTGTCAATAAATGCGATTTAATGGATGCATCTACGATGTCGCTGGTGGATCTGTATCGATCTATCGGTTACGATGTGATTATGACGTCAACCTATGCTATGACGGGTATTGATGAATTACGTCGTGTATTAGATCATAAGATTACTGCTTTTGCAGGACCCTCAGGGGTTGGTAAAAGCAGTCTTCTAAACGCGGTGGATTCGAAATTTACGTTCCAAACAGGTGAAGTAAGTGATAAAATTAAGCGCGGCAGACATACGACGCGTCATGCATCATTATTTAGTTTGAATACGGATTCTTTTATTATGGATACTCCCGGATTCAGTGCTATCGAATTTAATGATGTATCCTTGGAACGATTGCCTACATTGTTCCCTGAATTCGCTGAATATGTAGAGGATTGTAAATTTAATCCTTGCTATCATGAACATGAGCCGATTTGCGGCATTAAAGAAGCGTTAGCATCCGGACAAATTCATAAGGGGCGCTATGATGCGTATATGTCCATACGAAACGACATAGAGAATCAAAGAAAGAGGTTTTAA
- the rpe gene encoding ribulose-phosphate 3-epimerase, translating to MIKVAPSMLSADFAILSEELKSIETAGADLLHIDVMDGHFVPNLTFGAPVVKAIRPYTKMPFDVHLMVTNPGDYVEEYAKIGVEYFTFHQETVPHIHRLVQHIKQCGMKAGIALNPGTPVAVLEDIAADLDMILIMSVNPGFGGQSFIPNAIKKVKQAKLLLEEVDNTSAVIEVDGGINDITCVPIKRAGATVLVAGYAVFGASNRAKMIEAIRTN from the coding sequence ATGATTAAAGTTGCACCATCTATGTTATCTGCTGATTTTGCTATCTTAAGTGAAGAGCTAAAATCTATTGAAACGGCTGGAGCGGATTTATTACATATCGATGTTATGGATGGACACTTTGTGCCTAACCTGACTTTTGGTGCTCCTGTTGTGAAAGCTATCCGGCCGTATACGAAGATGCCTTTCGATGTTCATTTGATGGTGACGAACCCGGGAGATTATGTTGAAGAGTATGCCAAGATAGGTGTGGAGTACTTTACATTTCATCAGGAAACGGTACCTCATATACATCGTCTGGTGCAGCATATCAAACAATGCGGTATGAAGGCCGGCATTGCATTGAACCCGGGAACTCCGGTTGCTGTTCTTGAAGATATTGCGGCTGATCTTGACATGATTTTAATCATGTCCGTAAACCCCGGGTTTGGGGGACAGTCTTTTATTCCGAATGCCATAAAAAAAGTTAAGCAAGCAAAACTGTTACTTGAAGAGGTTGATAATACTTCGGCTGTAATCGAAGTAGACGGCGGTATCAACGATATAACCTGTGTACCTATTAAAAGAGCTGGTGCTACGGTACTCGTAGCGGGATACGCAGTATTCGGAGCTTCAAATCGGGCTAAGATGATTGAAGCGATTCGGACAAATTGA
- the rpsB gene encoding 30S ribosomal protein S2, which translates to MAVVSMKQLLEAGVHFGHQTRRWNPKMAKFIFTERNGIYIIDLSKTVKKVEEAYSFLREVASQGEVILFVGTKKQAQEAIKEEAIRANMFFVNERWLGGMLTNFKTIETRIKRLKQLEAMAEDGTFEVLPKKEVIGLRHEMDKLEKYLGGIKDMLKMPGALFVVDPKKEKIAIAEAKKLGIPVVATVDTNCDPDEVEFPIPANDDAIRAVKLLAGKMADAVLEGRQGESFEEALDNMVADSAEMVRDGKA; encoded by the coding sequence ATGGCAGTTGTATCAATGAAACAATTATTAGAGGCTGGTGTACACTTTGGTCATCAGACTAGAAGATGGAATCCTAAAATGGCGAAATTCATCTTCACTGAACGTAATGGTATCTATATCATTGACTTGTCTAAAACAGTTAAAAAAGTAGAAGAAGCTTACAGTTTCTTGCGTGAAGTTGCTTCCCAAGGTGAAGTAATCTTGTTCGTAGGTACTAAAAAACAAGCTCAAGAAGCTATTAAAGAAGAAGCGATCCGCGCTAACATGTTCTTCGTAAACGAACGTTGGTTGGGCGGTATGTTGACTAACTTCAAAACAATTGAAACACGTATTAAACGTTTGAAACAATTGGAAGCTATGGCTGAAGACGGCACTTTCGAAGTATTGCCTAAGAAAGAAGTTATCGGTCTTCGTCATGAAATGGATAAATTGGAAAAATACCTTGGCGGCATTAAAGATATGCTTAAAATGCCGGGGGCGCTTTTCGTAGTCGATCCTAAAAAGGAAAAAATCGCTATTGCAGAAGCTAAGAAATTGGGTATCCCTGTTGTGGCAACGGTTGACACTAACTGCGATCCTGACGAAGTTGAGTTTCCAATCCCGGCAAATGATGACGCTATTCGCGCTGTAAAATTGTTGGCTGGTAAAATGGCTGACGCTGTTCTTGAAGGTCGCCAAGGCGAATCCTTTGAAGAAGCATTGGATAACATGGTAGCTGATTCCGCTGAAATGGTTCGTGACGGTAAGGCTTAA
- the tsf gene encoding translation elongation factor Ts: MAITAALVKELRDMTGAGMMDAKKALVETDGDIDKAVDLLREKGLAAAAKKAGRIAAEGVVSSYIHAGGRIGVLVEVNCETDFVAKTDDFQNLARDIAMQIAAVNPTYLNREEVPAEVIEHEKQVLLEQAKVEAEEDVKAGRKPKPEAVLEKMVAGRIEKFYKENCLLEQAFIKDGDKSVTDIINENIAKIGENINVRRFVRYGLGEGIEKRQDDFVAEVMASVGK, translated from the coding sequence ATGGCAATTACTGCTGCTTTGGTAAAAGAATTGCGCGACATGACTGGCGCAGGTATGATGGATGCTAAGAAAGCATTGGTTGAAACCGATGGTGATATTGATAAAGCGGTTGACCTTCTTCGTGAGAAAGGTTTGGCTGCGGCAGCTAAAAAAGCTGGTCGTATTGCGGCAGAAGGCGTTGTTTCTTCTTACATTCATGCGGGCGGTCGTATCGGTGTATTAGTAGAAGTTAACTGCGAAACTGATTTCGTTGCTAAAACGGACGATTTCCAAAATTTGGCACGCGATATCGCTATGCAAATCGCTGCTGTTAACCCTACATACTTGAACCGTGAAGAAGTTCCTGCAGAAGTAATCGAACATGAAAAACAAGTACTGTTGGAACAAGCTAAAGTAGAAGCTGAAGAAGACGTAAAAGCGGGCCGCAAACCAAAGCCTGAAGCTGTTTTGGAAAAAATGGTTGCCGGTCGTATTGAAAAATTCTATAAAGAAAATTGCCTATTAGAACAAGCATTCATTAAGGATGGCGACAAATCCGTTACAGACATCATTAATGAAAATATTGCAAAAATCGGTGAAAACATCAACGTACGTCGTTTTGTGCGCTACGGTTTGGGCGAAGGCATTGAAAAACGTCAAGATGACTTCGTAGCTGAAGTAATGGCATCTGTTGGTAAATAA